A section of the Pygocentrus nattereri isolate fPygNat1 chromosome 18, fPygNat1.pri, whole genome shotgun sequence genome encodes:
- the tmem218 gene encoding transmembrane protein 218, with translation MAGAVLGVGTGVFLIALIWIVALVLGLLLSRASAPTKLLIIPIVLLALTVTLILVFFPRAPEVPSPVKEMQIVDTFFIGRYVLLSIVSVMFLAALFTLLPFHLLEPVYAKPVRAH, from the exons ATGGCTGGAGCGGTGCTGGGTGTCGGTACCGGAGTTTTCCTCATTGCCCTCATATGGATCGTGGCTCTGGTTCTCGGCCTCCTTCTGTCTCGAGCCTCCGCTCCAACGAA actgttgattATCCCCATAGTACTTTTGGCCTTAACCGTCACCTTGATCCTCGTCTTTTTCCCACGAGCTCCTGAGGTCCCTTCCCCTGTAAAAGAAATGCAG ATAGTGGACACATTCTTTATTGGCCGCTATGTCCTGCTGTCTATAGTGAGCGTGATGTTCCTGGCAGCTCTGTTCACTCTCTTGCCCTTCCACCTCCTGGAGCCGGTGTATGCCAAGCCTGTGAGAGcccactag